The following proteins come from a genomic window of Nocardiopsis sp. YSL2:
- a CDS encoding NAD(P)/FAD-dependent oxidoreductase, whose amino-acid sequence MYDVIVVGARCAGSPTAMLLARQGYRVLVLDRASFPSDTVSTHYLHQTALLRLKDWGLLDAIVDAGTPAIRAMHFSFQGIELNGFAEPVNGVDAVYCPRRTLLDDTLVTGARKAGAEVVENFSVSDLLFDDGRVVGVRGSENKGPERDLRAKVVVGADGFHSTVARRVGAQNYNVRPSANFIYYSYYSGLDWGLHHKTGHNRRWIGAWPTNDNLTMLAVICNRSHLKEFRQDPEEQFLATFDDVVPEMGKELREKGERVEPFRPMRNPDNYYRTAYGPGWALVGDAGYHKDPLTGWGMADAFLHAEMLADRLHEGLSGERPMEEALADYATARDEESESVYDFTCTLAELDLPPFFRATLGAIGQSQKWTDTMLGIIAGTVHGDEIFSPEGLQKLYDEVGVPEEERIYDPTA is encoded by the coding sequence ATGTACGACGTCATCGTCGTCGGCGCGCGCTGCGCCGGCTCCCCCACCGCGATGCTGCTCGCACGACAGGGATACCGCGTCCTGGTCCTCGACCGCGCCTCGTTCCCCAGCGACACCGTCTCCACCCACTACCTGCACCAGACCGCCCTGCTCAGGCTCAAGGACTGGGGCCTGCTCGACGCCATCGTCGACGCCGGAACCCCGGCGATCCGCGCTATGCACTTCTCCTTCCAGGGCATCGAGCTGAACGGTTTCGCCGAACCGGTCAACGGCGTCGACGCGGTGTACTGCCCGCGCCGGACCCTGCTCGACGACACCCTCGTCACCGGCGCGCGCAAGGCCGGTGCGGAGGTGGTGGAGAACTTCAGCGTCTCCGACCTGCTCTTCGACGACGGCCGGGTGGTCGGCGTCCGGGGGAGCGAGAACAAGGGCCCCGAGCGCGACCTGCGCGCGAAGGTCGTCGTCGGAGCGGACGGTTTCCACTCGACCGTCGCCCGCCGGGTGGGCGCCCAGAACTACAACGTGCGCCCCTCCGCCAACTTCATCTACTACTCCTACTACAGCGGCCTGGACTGGGGCCTGCACCACAAGACCGGCCACAACCGCCGGTGGATCGGAGCCTGGCCGACCAACGACAACCTGACCATGCTGGCCGTGATCTGCAACCGCTCCCACCTCAAGGAGTTCCGCCAGGATCCCGAGGAGCAGTTCCTGGCCACCTTCGACGACGTGGTCCCCGAGATGGGCAAGGAGCTGCGGGAGAAGGGCGAGCGGGTGGAGCCCTTCCGGCCGATGCGCAACCCCGACAACTACTACCGGACCGCGTACGGCCCCGGGTGGGCGCTGGTGGGGGACGCCGGCTACCACAAGGACCCCCTGACCGGTTGGGGCATGGCCGACGCCTTCCTGCACGCCGAGATGCTCGCCGACCGGCTGCACGAGGGGCTCTCCGGCGAGCGCCCCATGGAGGAGGCGCTCGCCGACTACGCGACCGCCCGCGACGAGGAGAGCGAGTCGGTGTACGACTTCACCTGCACCCTCGCCGAACTGGACCTGCCGCCCTTCTTCCGGGCGACCCTCGGCGCGATCGGCCAGAGCCAGAAGTGGACCGACACCATGCTCGGCATCATCGCGGGCACCGTCCACGGTGACGAGATCTTCTCCCCCGAGGGCCTTCAGAAGCTCTACGACGAGGTCGGCGTTCCCGAGGAGGAGCGCATCTACGACCCGACCGCCTGA
- a CDS encoding dihydrofolate reductase family protein, which translates to MSTVYNTATSLDGFIADQDNSLEWLFSVAGAEPASEGGEAIDEVEDFIAKAGAIVMGSTTYEWIVEYEGGKPWPYRARTWVLTHRELPRIDGDLVFASADTDQELRDLHADMVAAADGRDVWVVGGGRLAADLARLGLLDEVVVSVAPVSLGGGAPLLDGRVRLRALEAGLKGAFACLRYEVVRD; encoded by the coding sequence ATGAGCACCGTCTACAACACCGCCACCAGTCTCGACGGGTTCATCGCCGACCAGGACAACTCATTGGAGTGGCTGTTCTCGGTGGCGGGAGCGGAGCCGGCCTCCGAGGGCGGTGAGGCCATCGACGAGGTCGAGGACTTCATCGCCAAGGCGGGCGCGATCGTGATGGGCTCGACCACCTACGAGTGGATCGTGGAATACGAGGGCGGCAAGCCCTGGCCCTACCGGGCCCGTACGTGGGTCCTCACCCACCGCGAGCTCCCCCGGATCGACGGGGACCTGGTCTTCGCCAGTGCCGATACCGACCAGGAGCTGCGGGACCTGCACGCGGACATGGTCGCGGCCGCGGACGGGCGCGACGTGTGGGTGGTCGGCGGAGGCCGTCTGGCCGCGGACCTGGCCCGGCTGGGCCTGCTCGACGAGGTCGTCGTGTCCGTCGCCCCGGTCAGCCTGGGCGGGGGCGCTCCCCTGCTGGACGGGCGGGTGCGGTTGCGTGCTCTGGAGGCGGGCCTCAAGGGCGCCTTCGCCTGCCTGCGGTACGAGGTGGTCCGCGACTGA
- a CDS encoding IS110 family transposase, protein MTVPHIWAGVDIGKQHHHCVVINDQGERLLSRRVANDEADLIDLIGDVLALDSDPLWAVDLNHGGAALLISLLLAHGQPVAYLTGLAVHRASATYRGEGKTDAKDAFVIADQARVRRDTGLLRPGDEIAVDLRILTGRRTDLVADRTRQINRLRAQLLEIFPALERALDPANKGPAVLLAGYQTPAAIRRLGAKRLETWLRARGVKGATALARTAVEAAQAQRTALAGEKTAAAMVARLAEGVMALNTEISQTDALIEARFREHPHAGVITTLPGMGSLLGAEFIAATGGDMAVFGTGDRLAGFAGLAPAPRDSGRVSGNLRRPRRYHRGLLRAFYLSSLVSLRACPASKAYYDRKRAEGKGHKQALLALSRRRVNVLWAMLRDGSPYQGSPPVTLAA, encoded by the coding sequence GTGACCGTGCCCCACATCTGGGCCGGAGTGGACATCGGCAAACAACACCACCACTGCGTGGTCATCAACGACCAGGGCGAGCGGCTGCTCTCGCGCCGCGTGGCCAACGACGAAGCCGACCTGATCGACCTGATCGGCGACGTCCTGGCCCTGGACTCCGACCCCCTGTGGGCCGTGGACCTCAACCACGGCGGAGCGGCCCTGCTCATCAGCTTGCTCCTGGCCCACGGCCAACCCGTGGCCTACTTGACCGGCCTGGCCGTGCACCGCGCCTCGGCCACCTACCGGGGCGAGGGCAAGACCGACGCCAAGGACGCGTTCGTCATCGCCGACCAGGCCCGCGTCCGCCGCGACACGGGCCTGCTGCGGCCCGGCGACGAGATCGCCGTGGACCTGCGCATCCTGACCGGCCGCCGCACCGACCTGGTGGCCGACCGAACACGACAGATCAACCGGTTGCGCGCCCAACTGCTGGAGATCTTCCCCGCCCTGGAACGAGCCCTGGACCCGGCCAACAAGGGCCCGGCTGTGCTGCTGGCCGGCTACCAGACCCCGGCCGCCATCCGCCGCCTGGGTGCCAAACGGTTGGAGACCTGGCTGCGGGCACGCGGGGTCAAGGGCGCGACCGCTCTGGCCCGGACCGCGGTCGAAGCCGCCCAGGCCCAACGCACCGCGCTTGCCGGGGAGAAGACGGCTGCGGCGATGGTGGCCCGCCTGGCCGAGGGGGTGATGGCCCTCAACACCGAGATCTCCCAGACCGACGCCCTCATCGAGGCCCGGTTTCGCGAGCATCCGCACGCCGGGGTGATCACCACCCTGCCCGGCATGGGCTCCCTCCTGGGAGCGGAGTTCATCGCCGCCACCGGCGGCGACATGGCCGTGTTCGGCACCGGTGACCGCCTGGCTGGCTTCGCGGGTCTGGCCCCGGCACCCCGCGACTCGGGTCGCGTCAGCGGCAACCTGCGAAGACCCCGCCGCTACCATCGTGGGCTCTTGCGGGCCTTCTACCTGTCCTCCCTGGTGAGCCTGAGGGCGTGCCCGGCCTCGAAGGCCTACTACGACCGCAAGCGAGCCGAGGGCAAGGGGCACAAGCAAGCTCTGTTGGCGCTCTCGCGCCGCCGGGTCAACGTCCTGTGGGCCATGCTCCGTGACGGATCGCCCTACCAAGGTTCACCCCCGGTGACCTTGGCGGCTTGA
- a CDS encoding helix-turn-helix domain-containing protein: protein MTVPTGEPPSGRDRLRELLDAVLDEDSTRLSDMADRAHSSPFHFSRRLSRDTGESPVALRRRVLLERAAWQIGQGSSVTDAAFAAGYESVEGFIRAFTRAFGHPPGATTAGSGRWLPSPNGVHFHPPLHLWVEGNPRSRPSMDLTALQIHHDVDDTACLLRLAAGLSEQDYRKVRHPGRTVLSWDGPEESVAATLEHLVWSKEVWLASIEGADFPARGADDPDSLIARHEAAGARWIAAVDDIGRRDAWGDRLIDALCDPPESFMLGGVVAHVLTYAAHRRQAVRHMLRSAGVEVGHGDPLEWLQNRNGRRGDFPMKLSSRQGHRG, encoded by the coding sequence ATGACCGTTCCCACCGGCGAACCGCCCTCCGGGCGCGACCGTCTGCGCGAGCTGCTCGACGCGGTCCTGGACGAGGACAGCACGCGGCTGTCGGACATGGCGGATCGCGCCCACTCCTCACCGTTCCACTTCAGCCGACGGCTCTCACGCGACACCGGGGAGTCACCGGTGGCGTTGCGCCGCCGGGTCCTGCTGGAGCGGGCCGCCTGGCAGATCGGCCAGGGCTCCAGCGTCACCGACGCGGCCTTCGCCGCCGGATACGAGTCGGTGGAGGGCTTCATCCGGGCGTTCACGCGTGCCTTCGGGCACCCGCCCGGTGCCACCACCGCCGGGAGCGGACGGTGGCTGCCCTCGCCGAACGGCGTCCACTTCCATCCGCCGCTCCACCTGTGGGTGGAGGGGAACCCGAGGAGTCGTCCCTCCATGGACCTGACCGCACTGCAGATCCACCACGACGTGGACGACACCGCGTGTCTGCTCCGCCTGGCCGCCGGGCTGTCGGAGCAGGACTACCGGAAGGTGCGGCACCCCGGCCGGACCGTCCTGTCCTGGGACGGCCCGGAGGAGTCCGTCGCCGCCACCCTGGAGCACCTGGTGTGGTCCAAGGAGGTCTGGCTGGCCTCCATCGAGGGCGCGGACTTTCCCGCACGGGGGGCCGACGACCCGGATTCGCTGATCGCGCGCCATGAGGCGGCGGGCGCGCGCTGGATCGCGGCGGTGGACGACATCGGCCGCAGGGACGCCTGGGGTGACCGGCTCATCGACGCCCTGTGCGATCCACCGGAGAGCTTCATGCTCGGCGGGGTCGTGGCGCACGTCCTGACGTACGCGGCGCACCGCAGACAGGCCGTCCGCCACATGCTGCGGTCCGCCGGTGTCGAGGTCGGCCACGGCGACCCGCTGGAGTGGCTGCAGAACCGCAACGGACGACGAGGAGACTTCCCAATGAAGTTGTCAAGCCGCCAAGGTCACCGGGGGTGA
- a CDS encoding DUF3566 domain-containing protein gives MSEKQRNTTTNESDSDAPETAAPETGAVDTAEPDTDTAADTSEETEAAEAGKPAEAATEDEAAEESGAETSGATGETDAAGPGRDSAEAEDAEDAKDSAEAEDVQATEGTEDDSAAVTAVAPPEPKRGGAERNSAHDESVADRTEAGEAPVTDPKDAAPQGASAVKATLSSRKAHLTVSRVEPWSVMKFSFVVSLVAFIVLFVAITVIYVTLSMLGVFDELTNMINALLEGDGSEDELGLNPAAWFSPGRVLGYTGVVGALNIVLITALSTVSAMLYNLVADLVGGVDVTLSEAE, from the coding sequence ATGTCTGAGAAGCAGCGGAACACCACGACGAACGAATCCGACTCGGACGCCCCGGAGACGGCCGCGCCGGAGACGGGCGCCGTCGACACGGCGGAGCCCGACACCGACACGGCGGCGGACACGTCCGAGGAGACGGAAGCCGCCGAGGCCGGGAAGCCGGCGGAGGCCGCCACGGAGGACGAGGCGGCGGAGGAGTCCGGGGCCGAGACCTCCGGGGCCACCGGGGAGACCGACGCGGCCGGGCCCGGCAGGGACTCCGCGGAGGCCGAGGACGCTGAGGACGCCAAGGACTCCGCGGAGGCCGAGGACGTCCAGGCGACCGAGGGCACGGAGGACGATTCCGCGGCCGTGACCGCGGTGGCGCCCCCGGAGCCGAAGCGGGGTGGGGCCGAGCGGAACTCGGCGCATGATGAGTCGGTGGCGGATCGCACGGAGGCGGGAGAGGCACCAGTGACGGATCCGAAGGACGCGGCCCCCCAGGGGGCCAGCGCCGTGAAGGCGACCCTGTCCAGCCGAAAGGCGCACCTGACGGTCTCCAGAGTGGAGCCGTGGTCGGTGATGAAGTTCAGCTTCGTCGTCTCCCTGGTGGCCTTCATCGTCCTGTTCGTGGCGATCACCGTGATCTACGTGACGCTGTCGATGCTGGGCGTCTTCGACGAGCTGACCAACATGATCAACGCGCTCCTGGAGGGTGACGGGTCCGAGGACGAGCTGGGGCTCAACCCGGCCGCCTGGTTCTCCCCCGGACGCGTGCTCGGCTACACGGGTGTGGTCGGGGCGCTCAACATCGTGCTCATCACCGCACTGTCGACGGTGTCCGCGATGCTCTACAACCTGGTCGCCGACCTCGTCGGCGGCGTGGACGTGACCCTCTCCGAGGCGGAGTAG
- the gyrA gene encoding DNA gyrase subunit A, protein MTDANNPDVPEGTESAAAMPARVTDRIEPVDIQVEMQRSYLDYAMSVIVGRALPDVRDGLKPVHQRVLYAMYDGGYRPDRGYFKCARVVGDVMGNYHPHGDSAIYDTLVRLAQSWSMRMPLVDPNGNFGSPGNDPAAAMRYTECKLAPLAMEMLRDIDKETVDFRPNYDGRSSEPVVLPARFPNLLVNGSSGIAVGMATNIPPHNLREVAEGVYWYLDHPETEDEQLLDELMARIKGPDFPTRGLIVGKRGIEEAYRTGRGSITMRAVVEVEEDSRGRQILVVTELPYQVNPDNLAEKIADLVKDGKITGIADVRDESSGRTGQRLVIVLKRDAVAKVVLNNLYKHTQLQDTFGANMLALVDGVPRTLRLDQMIRHWVKHQVEVIVRRTQYLLRKAEERAHILRALLRAMDRIEEVISLIRASASADEARTGLMGLLDIDDIQARAILDMQLRKLAALERNALTAEYDELMAQIADYNDILGSDVRQRSIIRAELGEIVDKYGDERRTHIIPFEGDMRMEDFIAEEDVVVTISRGGYAKRTRIDNYRAQKRGGKGVRGAQLKQDDIVQHFFVTTTHHWILCFTNQGRVYRTKAYELPEAARDARGQHVANLLPFQPGEEIAQIMALRDYEAAPYMVLATREGLVKKSRLEDFDSARAAGIIAINLREDDELIAARLVFPDDDLLLISSDAQAIRFSASDESLRPMGRATSGVIGMRFLEGDYLLSMDVIRPGDGSTDVLVTTENGYAKRTPSEQYPVQNRGGKGVLTAKVVEARGKLVGALMVDPEVDEIFAITSAGGVIRTGAEEVKQSGRTTMGVRLMNLDKGNKIVAVARNAEAAEEVEAEAADTGDEAAEAQNSEA, encoded by the coding sequence GTGACGGATGCGAACAACCCGGACGTCCCTGAGGGTACGGAGTCCGCAGCGGCGATGCCGGCCCGTGTGACCGACCGGATCGAGCCCGTCGACATCCAGGTCGAGATGCAGCGCAGCTACCTCGACTACGCGATGTCGGTCATCGTCGGCCGTGCCCTCCCCGACGTCCGCGACGGACTCAAGCCCGTCCACCAGCGCGTCCTGTACGCGATGTACGACGGCGGCTACCGCCCCGACCGCGGGTACTTCAAGTGCGCCCGCGTCGTCGGCGACGTGATGGGCAACTACCACCCGCACGGCGACAGCGCCATCTACGACACCCTGGTCCGACTGGCGCAGTCCTGGTCGATGCGGATGCCGCTGGTCGACCCGAACGGCAACTTCGGGTCGCCGGGCAACGACCCCGCCGCCGCCATGCGCTACACCGAGTGCAAACTGGCGCCGCTGGCGATGGAGATGCTCCGGGACATCGACAAGGAGACCGTCGACTTCCGGCCCAACTACGACGGCCGCTCCTCCGAGCCCGTCGTGCTTCCGGCCCGCTTCCCGAACCTGCTGGTCAACGGCTCGTCGGGGATCGCGGTCGGCATGGCCACGAACATCCCGCCGCACAACCTGCGCGAGGTCGCCGAGGGCGTCTACTGGTACCTGGACCACCCCGAGACCGAGGACGAGCAGCTCCTCGACGAGCTCATGGCCCGCATCAAGGGCCCGGACTTCCCGACCCGTGGCCTCATCGTGGGCAAGCGGGGGATCGAGGAGGCCTACCGGACCGGCCGGGGCTCCATCACCATGCGCGCCGTGGTCGAGGTGGAGGAGGACAGCCGGGGACGCCAGATCCTGGTCGTCACCGAGCTGCCCTACCAGGTCAACCCGGACAACCTCGCCGAGAAGATCGCCGACCTGGTCAAGGACGGCAAGATCACCGGTATCGCCGACGTCCGGGACGAGAGCAGCGGCCGCACCGGCCAGCGCCTGGTCATCGTGCTCAAGCGCGACGCCGTGGCCAAGGTCGTGCTGAACAACCTCTACAAGCACACGCAGCTCCAGGACACCTTCGGCGCGAACATGCTCGCGCTGGTGGACGGCGTGCCGCGGACCCTGCGCCTGGACCAGATGATCCGGCACTGGGTCAAGCACCAGGTCGAGGTCATCGTCCGGCGCACCCAGTACCTGCTGCGCAAGGCCGAGGAGCGGGCGCACATCCTGCGCGCGCTGCTCAGGGCCATGGACCGGATCGAGGAGGTCATCAGCCTGATCCGGGCCAGCGCTTCGGCCGACGAGGCGCGCACCGGCCTGATGGGCCTGCTGGACATCGACGACATCCAGGCGCGCGCCATCCTCGACATGCAGCTGCGCAAGCTGGCGGCCCTGGAGCGCAACGCCCTGACTGCCGAGTACGACGAGCTCATGGCGCAGATCGCCGACTACAACGACATCCTCGGCTCGGACGTGCGCCAGCGCTCCATCATCCGCGCGGAGCTCGGCGAGATCGTCGACAAGTACGGCGACGAGCGCCGCACGCACATCATCCCGTTCGAGGGTGACATGCGGATGGAGGACTTCATCGCCGAGGAGGACGTGGTCGTCACGATCTCCCGCGGCGGTTACGCCAAGCGCACCCGGATCGACAACTACCGGGCGCAGAAGCGCGGCGGCAAGGGCGTGCGCGGCGCGCAGCTCAAGCAGGACGACATCGTCCAGCACTTCTTCGTCACCACCACCCACCACTGGATCCTGTGCTTCACCAACCAGGGCCGGGTGTACCGGACGAAGGCCTACGAGCTGCCGGAGGCGGCCAGGGACGCGCGGGGCCAGCACGTGGCCAACCTGCTGCCGTTCCAGCCGGGCGAGGAGATCGCGCAGATCATGGCGCTGCGCGACTACGAGGCGGCGCCGTACATGGTCCTGGCCACCCGTGAGGGCCTGGTGAAGAAGTCGCGGCTGGAGGACTTCGACTCCGCGCGCGCGGCCGGCATCATCGCGATCAACCTCCGCGAGGACGACGAGCTCATCGCCGCGCGGCTGGTCTTCCCCGACGACGACCTGCTGCTGATCTCCAGCGACGCCCAGGCGATCCGCTTCTCCGCCTCGGACGAGTCGCTGCGGCCGATGGGCCGCGCGACCAGCGGCGTGATCGGTATGCGGTTCCTGGAGGGCGACTACCTCCTGAGCATGGACGTCATCCGACCCGGTGACGGGTCCACGGACGTCCTGGTCACCACGGAGAACGGGTACGCCAAGCGCACCCCGTCCGAGCAGTACCCGGTCCAGAACCGGGGCGGCAAGGGCGTTCTGACGGCCAAGGTGGTGGAGGCCAGGGGCAAGCTGGTCGGCGCGCTGATGGTCGACCCGGAGGTGGACGAGATCTTCGCGATCACGTCCGCCGGCGGAGTCATCCGCACCGGCGCCGAAGAGGTCAAGCAGTCGGGGCGCACCACGATGGGCGTGCGCCTGATGAACCTCGACAAGGGCAACAAGATCGTGGCCGTGGCGCGCAACGCCGAGGCCGCGGAAGAGGTGGAGGCCGAGGCGGCCGACACGGGTGACGAGGCAGCCGAGGCGCAGAACTCCGAGGCCTAG
- the gyrB gene encoding DNA topoisomerase (ATP-hydrolyzing) subunit B: MAYDARSITVLEGLEAVRKRPGMYIGSTGERGLHHLVYEVVDNSVDEALAGHADAIEVTLLADGGVRVADNGRGIPIDLHPVEQRPAVEVVLTTLHAGGKFDGKSYAVSGGLHGVGVSVVNALSTALDVEIRKDGHIWRQRYEMTAPTAELVKGESTDETGTQITFWPDGSIFETTVFTFETLARRMQEMAFLNKGLSITIRDERPEHTDGGPTVNTFHYDEGLSDYVRHINAKKEPAHASIISFEEEGEGISVEIAMQWNQSYTSSVHTFANTINTAEGGTHEEGFRSALTTLVNRYARDQRLLREKEENLTGDDIREGLTAIISVKLADPQFEGQTKTKLGNTEAKSFVQKVTNEHLRDWFERNPGEAKDIVSKASQAARARVAARQARDLTRRKTLLESTSLPGKLSDCQSTNPEECEVYIVEGDSAGGSAKGGRNPHNQAILPIRGKILNVEKSRIDRILKNNEVQAIITALGTGIHEEFDADKLRYHKVILMADADVDGQHIRTLLLTLLFRFMKPLVEAGNVYLAAPPLYKIKWDQKGSDADYAFSDGERDRLIEAGIAAGKRDPRPRDMVQRFKGLGEMNANELWDTTMDPDRRVLLQVSLEDAAQADDMFSVLMGEDVESRRSFIQRNAKDVRFLDI; encoded by the coding sequence TTGGCCTACGACGCTCGATCAATCACGGTCCTGGAGGGGCTTGAGGCAGTACGCAAGCGCCCCGGGATGTACATCGGTTCCACCGGAGAGCGGGGCCTGCACCACCTGGTCTACGAGGTGGTCGACAACTCGGTCGACGAGGCGCTGGCGGGTCACGCCGACGCCATCGAGGTGACCCTGTTGGCCGACGGCGGGGTGCGGGTGGCCGACAACGGCCGCGGTATCCCCATCGACCTGCACCCGGTGGAGCAGCGCCCGGCCGTCGAGGTCGTCCTCACCACGCTGCACGCGGGTGGCAAGTTCGACGGCAAGTCCTACGCGGTCTCCGGCGGTCTGCACGGTGTCGGCGTCTCCGTCGTCAACGCCCTGTCCACGGCCCTGGACGTGGAGATCCGCAAGGACGGCCACATCTGGCGCCAGCGGTACGAGATGACCGCCCCCACCGCCGAGCTCGTCAAGGGCGAGTCGACCGACGAGACCGGTACCCAGATCACCTTCTGGCCGGACGGCTCGATCTTCGAGACCACGGTCTTCACCTTCGAGACCCTCGCGCGCCGGATGCAGGAGATGGCCTTCCTCAACAAGGGGCTGTCCATCACCATCCGCGACGAGCGGCCGGAGCACACCGACGGCGGACCGACGGTCAACACCTTCCACTACGACGAGGGCCTGTCCGACTACGTCCGGCACATCAACGCCAAGAAGGAGCCGGCCCACGCCTCGATCATCTCGTTCGAGGAGGAGGGCGAGGGCATCTCGGTCGAGATCGCCATGCAGTGGAACCAGTCGTACACCTCGTCGGTCCACACCTTCGCCAACACGATCAACACGGCGGAGGGCGGCACGCACGAGGAGGGGTTCCGCTCCGCGCTCACCACGCTGGTCAACCGCTACGCCCGGGACCAGAGGCTGCTGCGCGAGAAGGAGGAGAACCTCACCGGTGACGACATCCGTGAGGGCCTGACCGCGATCATCTCGGTCAAGCTGGCCGACCCGCAGTTCGAGGGCCAGACCAAGACCAAGCTGGGCAACACCGAGGCCAAGTCCTTCGTCCAGAAGGTCACCAACGAGCACCTGCGCGACTGGTTCGAGCGCAACCCGGGCGAGGCCAAGGACATCGTGTCCAAGGCCAGCCAGGCCGCCCGCGCCCGCGTCGCCGCGCGCCAGGCCCGCGACCTCACCCGCCGCAAGACCCTCCTGGAGTCCACCTCCCTCCCCGGCAAGCTGTCCGACTGCCAGTCGACCAACCCGGAGGAGTGCGAGGTCTACATCGTCGAGGGTGACTCGGCGGGCGGTTCGGCCAAGGGCGGGCGCAACCCCCACAACCAGGCCATCCTGCCCATCCGGGGCAAGATCCTGAACGTGGAGAAGTCGCGCATCGACCGCATCCTCAAGAACAACGAGGTCCAGGCGATCATCACCGCCCTGGGCACCGGTATCCACGAGGAGTTCGACGCCGACAAGCTGCGGTACCACAAGGTCATCCTCATGGCCGACGCCGACGTCGACGGCCAGCACATCCGGACCCTGCTGCTCACGCTGCTGTTCCGCTTCATGAAGCCGCTGGTGGAGGCCGGGAACGTCTACCTGGCCGCCCCGCCGCTGTACAAGATCAAGTGGGACCAGAAGGGCAGCGACGCCGACTACGCCTTCTCCGACGGCGAGCGCGACCGGCTGATCGAGGCCGGGATCGCCGCCGGCAAGAGGGACCCGCGCCCGCGCGACATGGTGCAGCGGTTCAAGGGTCTGGGCGAGATGAACGCCAACGAGCTCTGGGACACCACGATGGACCCCGACCGGCGCGTGCTGCTCCAGGTGAGCCTGGAGGACGCGGCCCAGGCCGACGACATGTTCAGCGTGCTCATGGGAGAGGACGTCGAGTCGCGGCGCTCCTTCATCCAGCGCAACGCCAAGGACGTCCGTTTCCTGGACATCTAG
- a CDS encoding DUF721 domain-containing protein, with product MARAKAEARERGAVPRGAPRSRRRGRFRSRNEPQLFGDAVRTWLIDHGWQEQVAIGGVFGRWPDIVGAFNAEHLQPESFSDGELVVVADSPTMAAHARAMVRDLLRRLNEELGEGTVIAIKVKGPGSRRR from the coding sequence CTGGCGCGCGCCAAGGCCGAGGCCCGCGAGCGCGGGGCGGTGCCCCGCGGAGCGCCGCGGTCCCGGCGCCGTGGCCGGTTCCGGTCACGCAACGAGCCCCAGTTGTTCGGTGACGCGGTCCGCACGTGGCTGATCGACCACGGCTGGCAGGAACAGGTCGCCATCGGCGGGGTGTTCGGCCGGTGGCCGGACATCGTGGGCGCATTCAACGCGGAACACCTCCAGCCGGAGAGTTTTTCGGACGGAGAACTGGTCGTCGTAGCCGATTCGCCGACGATGGCCGCCCACGCACGCGCGATGGTGCGTGATCTTCTGCGCCGCCTCAACGAGGAGTTGGGCGAGGGGACGGTCATCGCGATCAAGGTCAAGGGACCGGGTTCCCGGCGTCGATAA